One window from the genome of Streptococcus halotolerans encodes:
- a CDS encoding Mini-ribonuclease 3: protein MTKASQVDVHLINGIALAFEGDAVYSYYIRRHLIFTGQTKPNQLHRLATRYVSAKAQASLITAMLEVQLLTEKEEDIYRRGRNTNSHTKAKNADVVTYRMSTGFEAVMGYLDMTDQTERLEELIAWCIDWVDQQV from the coding sequence GTGACTAAAGCCAGCCAAGTGGATGTCCATTTGATTAATGGGATTGCCCTTGCTTTTGAAGGAGATGCCGTTTATTCTTACTATATTCGTCGTCACCTGATTTTTACAGGACAGACCAAGCCTAACCAACTTCACCGTTTGGCAACGCGCTATGTATCAGCCAAGGCACAAGCCAGCCTTATCACGGCGATGTTAGAAGTGCAGCTTTTGACCGAAAAAGAAGAAGATATCTACCGTCGTGGGCGCAATACTAATAGTCACACCAAAGCTAAGAATGCGGATGTCGTGACTTACCGAATGTCGACGGGTTTTGAAGCTGTGATGGGGTATTTGGATATGACTGATCAAACTGAGCGTTTGGAAGAATTGATTGCTTGGTGTATTGATTGGGTCGATCAGCAAGTTTAA
- a CDS encoding DUF4153 domain-containing protein, with product MTKSSSFKKPLIPLYLKKLSDSEFNHYKIGAQLTYLPAYFYIVNLFNHNPSYLILAALLTIIITEWNQPNQVYLDSVKQKSPEDRLLLGSLFLQLLGFAIWGIQAQFDFFRLFGLHLTFVYYVLARNKQFIQGRFGVFFLRDAWRGFWTIPIKSIRLRSQILSHPRLQQSNKSKLNPQFTLTLLGSIGVAVLLVAFAISQLQAVSQHFKLVTDHWFTQLNATFFQFSWYDYVIDFLRYGILSLPIGAYLYGLLFAPLIKGSQTDENYQVLQEKLDSSRILPTFSSYIIIGSLCLIYALFLILAFADLQTLFQAQTISPQAASETAVSGFWQLVRVALLNFTTLAASYFLVSSPIWDQKVGRFLLTIFFTFSFIFALLAAWKLFGIYIYLFGLTPRRLISGWFVTVLIVWTLLTLIRLHKPFQSIRIGLFYLIFSFSCLSYLYALWIP from the coding sequence GTGACAAAATCTTCCTCTTTCAAGAAACCTCTTATCCCTCTCTACCTTAAAAAACTCTCTGATTCAGAATTTAATCATTATAAAATCGGAGCACAACTCACCTATCTTCCAGCCTATTTTTACATTGTCAATCTCTTTAATCACAATCCTAGTTACCTAATTTTAGCGGCGCTTTTGACGATTATCATCACCGAGTGGAACCAGCCAAACCAAGTGTATCTGGATAGCGTCAAACAAAAATCACCAGAAGATAGGTTGCTGCTCGGCTCTCTCTTTCTCCAATTACTGGGATTTGCCATTTGGGGGATTCAAGCCCAATTTGATTTCTTTCGACTATTTGGACTCCATCTAACCTTCGTCTACTATGTCCTAGCTCGCAACAAGCAATTTATTCAAGGGCGATTTGGTGTTTTCTTTTTGAGAGATGCCTGGCGAGGCTTTTGGACTATCCCTATCAAAAGCATTCGCCTTCGCTCTCAAATACTTAGTCACCCTCGTCTTCAACAGTCTAACAAGTCCAAACTAAATCCCCAATTTACCTTGACACTCTTAGGCTCGATTGGTGTCGCAGTTTTACTAGTTGCCTTTGCAATCAGCCAGCTTCAAGCCGTCTCTCAGCATTTTAAACTAGTCACTGATCACTGGTTTACTCAGTTGAATGCTACCTTCTTCCAGTTCAGCTGGTACGATTATGTCATCGACTTTCTTCGCTACGGCATTTTATCTCTACCGATAGGAGCCTACCTCTATGGACTGCTTTTTGCTCCACTCATCAAAGGATCACAAACTGATGAAAACTACCAAGTTCTCCAAGAAAAACTTGATAGCAGCAGGATTCTTCCCACCTTCAGCAGCTATATTATCATTGGTAGCTTGTGCCTTATTTATGCTCTTTTTCTAATACTTGCTTTTGCTGATCTACAAACACTGTTTCAAGCGCAAACGATTAGCCCACAAGCAGCTTCTGAAACTGCTGTCTCTGGTTTTTGGCAATTGGTCCGCGTAGCCCTCTTGAATTTTACGACACTTGCTGCAAGCTACTTTTTAGTATCTTCTCCCATCTGGGATCAAAAGGTGGGTAGATTCCTTCTAACTATCTTTTTCACCTTCTCTTTTATCTTTGCCCTTCTTGCTGCTTGGAAACTCTTTGGTATTTACATCTACCTTTTTGGATTGACGCCACGACGTCTCATCTCCGGCTGGTTCGTCACAGTCCTAATCGTTTGGACGTTATTGACACTAATTCGACTTCATAAACCATTCCAGAGTATTCGTATCGGTCTGTTTTACCTTATTTTTAGTTTCAGCTGCCTTTCCTACCTTTATGCCTTATGGATACCGTGA
- a CDS encoding helix-turn-helix domain-containing protein has translation MIRINLDLVMAQKHISSGRLAELIDLTPANLSILKNNKAKAIRFSTLNALCRELGCQPGDIIEYIPDTESE, from the coding sequence ATGATTCGTATCAACTTAGACCTAGTCATGGCACAAAAACACATCAGTTCAGGGCGCTTAGCTGAACTAATTGACCTAACCCCAGCCAATCTATCGATTTTAAAAAATAACAAGGCCAAAGCGATTCGCTTTTCAACCTTGAATGCTCTTTGTCGCGAATTGGGCTGTCAACCAGGTGACATCATAGAGTATATTCCTGATACAGAAAGCGAGTAA
- a CDS encoding DUF2975 domain-containing protein, translated as MNHNSYEDFSIVLTKICLIVLFIGAIILLSTGTWVVDLAIIYPSPLLEGTQRYLTMLCLGYSIGFLSLIFLYHLFQLINRIGKDLIFIELNVRSLQILGWEAAAITAISFLMGVTCYIPMLLITAAGIALTLVIRVIRNAFGKAVELQNDVDYTI; from the coding sequence ATGAATCATAACAGTTATGAAGATTTCAGTATTGTTTTAACCAAAATTTGCTTAATTGTTCTTTTTATAGGAGCTATTATTCTCCTTTCAACGGGAACTTGGGTCGTTGATTTAGCAATTATTTATCCCTCACCGCTTCTGGAAGGCACGCAGCGCTACCTGACCATGCTATGTTTAGGGTATAGCATTGGCTTTCTTTCCTTAATTTTCTTATACCATTTATTTCAATTGATCAACAGAATTGGAAAAGACCTTATTTTTATTGAGCTAAATGTTCGCAGTCTTCAAATCTTAGGATGGGAGGCTGCCGCCATCACTGCCATTTCTTTTCTGATGGGCGTAACTTGCTACATTCCCATGCTCTTAATTACGGCAGCTGGCATCGCGCTGACTTTGGTTATCCGGGTTATCCGAAATGCCTTTGGCAAAGCTGTTGAATTACAAAATGATGTTGATTACACCATATAA
- a CDS encoding TIGR00266 family protein — MADQRMAYHIDSNMQFPLVEIDLEAGESVYLQKGSMVYHTPGVQLNTRLNGRGEGLGKMLGALGRSVTSGESIFITQAISTEDHGRLALAPSMPGQVIALELGEKQYRLNDGAFLALDGSAQYRMERQAVGKAFFGGQGGLFVMTTEGQGTLLANTFGSVKKLELHGESMTIDNAHVVAWSDSLDYDIHLENGFLQSIGTGEGIVNCFRGYGEIYVQSLNIETFSKVVGGHFATTGNSNRGKVDSFLDLF, encoded by the coding sequence ATGGCAGATCAACGAATGGCTTATCATATAGATAGTAATATGCAATTTCCTTTAGTGGAGATTGATTTGGAAGCAGGAGAATCCGTGTATTTGCAAAAGGGTAGTATGGTTTATCATACCCCGGGTGTTCAGCTAAATACTCGACTAAATGGACGCGGAGAAGGCCTAGGAAAAATGTTGGGTGCTCTTGGACGGTCTGTGACGTCGGGAGAATCTATCTTTATTACCCAGGCTATTTCGACAGAAGACCATGGACGATTGGCTCTAGCGCCTTCTATGCCAGGCCAAGTCATAGCGCTTGAATTAGGCGAAAAGCAATACCGTCTCAATGATGGTGCTTTCTTGGCTTTAGATGGATCGGCCCAGTATCGAATGGAAAGACAAGCAGTCGGTAAAGCTTTCTTTGGAGGTCAAGGTGGTCTCTTTGTCATGACGACTGAAGGACAAGGAACCCTTTTAGCAAATACTTTTGGTTCGGTTAAAAAATTGGAACTCCATGGAGAGAGTATGACGATTGATAATGCCCATGTTGTGGCATGGAGTGATTCGCTAGACTATGATATCCACTTAGAAAATGGTTTTTTACAATCTATTGGTACTGGCGAAGGTATTGTCAATTGTTTTAGAGGCTATGGTGAGATTTATGTGCAGAGTCTTAACATTGAAACCTTCTCTAAAGTAGTAGGAGGACACTTTGCTACTACTGGCAACTCTAATAGAGGTAAGGTAGACAGTTTTTTGGATTTGTTTTAA
- the gltX gene encoding glutamate--tRNA ligase — MSNDIRVRYAPSPTGLLHIGNARTALFNYLYARHHDGQFIIRIEDTDRKRHVEDGERSQLENLRWLGMDWDESPETHENYRQSERLELYQKYIQQLLNEGKAYKSYVTEEELKAERERQEKAGETPRYINEFLGMSEDEKAAYITEREAAGIIPTVRLAVNETAIYKWTDMVKGDIEFEGGNIGGDWVIQKKDGFPTYNFAVVVDDHDMKISHVIRGDDHIANTPKQLMVYEALGWTAPEFGHMTLIINSETGKKLSKRDTNTLQFIEDYRRKGYLPEAVFNFIALLGWNPGGEDEIFSREELINLFDEHRLSKSPAAFDQKKLDWMSNDYIKNADFDKVFALCQPFLEEAGRLTDKAAKLVELYKPQLTAADEIVPLTDLFFSDFPALTDAEKEVMAGETVPTVLEAFKAKLEAMSDEDFQPDNIFPQIKAVQKETGIKGKNLFMPIRIAVSGEMHGPELPNTIYLLGRDKSIEHIDNMLQSL, encoded by the coding sequence ATGTCAAACGATATTCGTGTGCGCTATGCACCAAGCCCAACGGGTCTTTTACATATCGGTAACGCCCGTACAGCACTATTCAACTACCTCTATGCACGTCATCATGATGGTCAATTTATTATCCGTATTGAAGATACAGATCGTAAACGTCACGTTGAAGATGGTGAACGCAGTCAGCTTGAAAACCTTCGTTGGTTGGGGATGGATTGGGATGAAAGCCCTGAAACACATGAAAACTATCGTCAGTCTGAACGTCTAGAGCTTTACCAAAAGTACATCCAACAATTATTAAATGAAGGGAAAGCTTATAAATCATACGTTACAGAAGAGGAATTAAAGGCCGAACGCGAACGCCAAGAAAAGGCAGGAGAAACGCCACGTTATATCAACGAATTCCTTGGTATGTCTGAAGACGAAAAGGCAGCCTACATCACAGAACGTGAAGCGGCAGGCATTATTCCAACGGTACGTTTGGCGGTTAATGAGACAGCTATCTACAAATGGACGGATATGGTGAAAGGCGATATCGAGTTTGAAGGTGGCAACATCGGTGGTGACTGGGTTATTCAGAAAAAGGATGGCTTTCCAACCTACAACTTTGCCGTTGTTGTGGATGACCATGATATGAAAATCTCTCACGTTATCCGTGGAGATGACCATATTGCCAATACACCAAAGCAACTCATGGTCTATGAAGCTCTTGGTTGGACGGCACCTGAATTTGGTCACATGACCCTGATCATCAATTCCGAAACAGGTAAAAAACTCTCAAAACGCGATACGAATACCTTGCAGTTTATTGAGGATTACCGTCGCAAAGGGTACTTACCAGAAGCGGTCTTTAACTTTATCGCTCTTCTTGGCTGGAATCCTGGTGGTGAAGATGAAATCTTCTCTCGTGAAGAATTAATTAATCTCTTTGATGAGCATCGTCTCAGCAAGTCTCCAGCTGCTTTTGATCAAAAGAAATTGGACTGGATGAGTAATGACTACATCAAGAATGCAGACTTTGACAAGGTATTTGCACTTTGCCAACCTTTCCTTGAAGAAGCTGGTCGTCTTACAGATAAAGCTGCAAAGCTGGTGGAACTCTATAAGCCTCAGCTAACAGCAGCGGATGAGATTGTCCCATTGACAGACCTTTTCTTCTCTGACTTCCCTGCTTTGACTGATGCGGAAAAAGAAGTGATGGCAGGTGAGACTGTTCCAACAGTGCTCGAAGCCTTTAAAGCTAAGTTGGAAGCTATGTCAGATGAAGACTTCCAGCCAGACAATATCTTCCCACAAATCAAAGCTGTTCAAAAAGAAACAGGAATCAAAGGGAAAAACCTCTTTATGCCAATTCGTATTGCTGTTTCAGGTGAAATGCATGGTCCAGAATTGCCAAACACTATCTATCTGTTGGGTCGCGATAAATCTATTGAACACATTGACAACATGTTGCAAAGTCTTTAA
- a CDS encoding sensor histidine kinase, whose protein sequence is MSLELIKDFLAFVIMWMMYWLIFLHISDITIKKRYLFPLAFSLIIVNYCFQLETSPFIFGVFLAIYYYRNPKESFYKYIFYALFPVVTVDIFARSMALYLLSPLLDISPEVLSKEYALLYLSYGSVFPIYYFFNKTLNLNFKYIQKGSTAKKNFLSNMFSGLLLSYYGIFTYSVLARRLFPGSFNFWDYRQQIMLIYMFLYFWLLSEINHEAKLEMDRKLAAAKAEKIKALEDYNQHIEKLHGDMQSFKEYYEQSFNTLRTFINAGHLEAIQKAYGELIEGRKMKVDRSQYELGRLANLKVSPIKSILSTKMIEAQSQNVEAFLEIPDRIDGIYLDVLDMVIVLSVFLDNAIEAAKESPRPHISVAFFKREDSQLLVVENSISKDSVDIVKIFQKGYSTKGPNRGIGLANVRQILENYPETVLSTKMGHHSFTQILEMRPEP, encoded by the coding sequence ATGAGCTTAGAGTTGATTAAGGACTTTTTAGCCTTTGTGATCATGTGGATGATGTACTGGCTGATATTTCTCCACATCAGTGATATCACTATCAAAAAACGGTATTTATTCCCACTTGCCTTTTCGCTTATTATTGTTAACTACTGTTTTCAATTAGAGACCTCTCCTTTTATTTTTGGTGTGTTTTTAGCCATTTATTACTATCGAAATCCAAAGGAAAGTTTTTACAAGTATATCTTTTATGCTTTATTTCCTGTTGTGACGGTGGATATTTTTGCTAGGTCAATGGCTCTATACCTACTGTCACCGCTCTTAGACATCAGCCCTGAAGTGCTTAGTAAAGAATACGCTCTGTTATACCTTAGTTACGGTAGTGTTTTTCCTATCTATTACTTTTTTAATAAAACCCTAAACCTTAATTTTAAATATATTCAAAAAGGGTCAACGGCTAAAAAGAACTTTTTATCGAATATGTTTAGTGGCCTTTTACTGAGTTATTATGGTATTTTTACTTATAGTGTTTTAGCAAGGCGCTTATTTCCAGGCTCATTTAATTTTTGGGATTATCGTCAGCAAATCATGCTTATTTACATGTTCCTATATTTCTGGTTATTGTCCGAAATTAATCATGAAGCAAAGCTAGAAATGGATCGCAAACTGGCAGCAGCCAAGGCTGAAAAAATCAAAGCGCTAGAAGATTATAATCAGCATATTGAAAAGTTACATGGTGATATGCAAAGTTTTAAGGAATATTATGAGCAATCTTTTAACACGTTGCGTACCTTCATTAATGCAGGACATTTGGAAGCCATTCAAAAAGCTTACGGAGAATTGATTGAGGGACGGAAAATGAAAGTTGACCGTTCGCAATATGAATTAGGACGTTTAGCTAATCTAAAAGTTTCTCCGATTAAAAGTATTTTATCGACCAAGATGATTGAAGCCCAAAGCCAAAACGTTGAAGCCTTTTTAGAGATTCCAGATAGGATAGATGGAATTTATCTAGATGTTTTGGATATGGTCATTGTCTTGTCTGTCTTTTTAGACAATGCCATTGAAGCTGCCAAAGAATCACCTAGACCACACATCAGTGTTGCTTTTTTTAAGAGGGAAGACAGCCAACTACTCGTTGTTGAAAACAGCATAAGTAAGGATAGCGTTGATATCGTTAAAATATTCCAAAAAGGGTACTCGACCAAAGGACCAAATAGGGGGATAGGTTTAGCCAATGTTCGACAGATTTTAGAAAATTATCCGGAAACCGTTCTATCTACCAAGATGGGACATCATAGCTTCACCCAAATTCTAGAAATGAGACCAGAGCCATGA
- a CDS encoding response regulator transcription factor has protein sequence MNIFILEDNVCQQERLLGTIKEILKEENLSTRHLAAYSKASNLLDNVKERGSHQLFFFDIEIKDEARKGLEVASELRQMDPNAVIVFVTTHSEFAPISFKYKVAAYDFIDKMLDPDDFKDQVRDSILYTASLSKGVQTEIEYFDYKSAKAQVKVPLHDILYFETSQTAHKLILRTKTERLEFYARLSDIEKMSDKFYQSHRSFLVNLDNVSGVDKTEQLVYFENGESCLVSRLKVKTLIAKWENNISGRKNDIS, from the coding sequence ATGAATATTTTTATCTTAGAAGACAACGTCTGTCAACAAGAACGATTATTGGGAACGATTAAAGAGATTTTAAAAGAAGAAAACTTATCCACACGTCATTTAGCAGCTTATAGCAAAGCCTCTAATTTACTCGATAATGTTAAAGAAAGAGGAAGCCATCAGCTCTTTTTCTTTGATATTGAAATCAAAGATGAGGCTCGTAAAGGCTTGGAAGTTGCCTCAGAGTTACGCCAGATGGACCCCAATGCGGTGATTGTTTTTGTAACAACCCATTCAGAATTCGCACCAATTAGCTTTAAATATAAGGTTGCTGCTTATGATTTTATTGATAAGATGCTGGATCCGGATGATTTCAAAGATCAGGTTCGCGACAGTATTTTATACACTGCCAGTCTATCCAAAGGGGTACAGACGGAAATAGAGTATTTTGATTATAAATCTGCTAAAGCACAAGTTAAAGTACCACTTCATGACATCTTGTATTTTGAAACCTCTCAAACGGCACATAAATTAATTTTAAGGACAAAAACAGAACGCCTAGAATTTTATGCTAGACTTTCCGATATTGAAAAAATGAGTGATAAATTCTACCAAAGTCATCGATCGTTTTTAGTCAATTTAGACAATGTGAGTGGTGTTGATAAGACCGAACAATTGGTTTATTTTGAAAATGGGGAGTCCTGCCTAGTCTCACGTTTGAAAGTCAAAACCTTAATCGCGAAATGGGAAAATAACATTTCAGGACGAAAAAATGACATTTCATGA
- a CDS encoding (S)-acetoin forming diacetyl reductase has translation MNKVAIVTGAGQGIGFAIAKRLHADGFKVGILDYNEETANKAVEALSSKDALAVVADVSNRDEVFAAFDKVVEYFGDLTVVVNNAGIAPTTPLDTITPEQFERTFAINVGGTIWGGQAALKHFRALGHGGKIINATSQAGCEGNPNLTVYGGSKFAVRGITQTWAKDLAAEGITVNAYAPGIVKTPMMYDIAHQVGKNAGKDDEWGMNTFAKDITLGRLSEPEDVANAVGFLAGEDSNYITGQTIVVDGGMVFH, from the coding sequence ATGAATAAAGTTGCTATTGTTACTGGTGCTGGGCAAGGCATTGGCTTTGCTATTGCGAAACGTCTCCATGCAGATGGGTTCAAAGTAGGAATTTTGGACTATAATGAGGAAACAGCCAACAAGGCTGTTGAGGCGCTATCTTCCAAGGATGCTTTGGCAGTCGTAGCAGATGTTTCCAATCGTGATGAAGTATTTGCAGCCTTTGATAAAGTGGTTGAATACTTCGGAGACTTAACGGTTGTGGTTAATAATGCCGGAATCGCACCGACAACACCTCTTGATACCATTACCCCTGAGCAGTTTGAACGCACGTTTGCGATTAATGTTGGTGGAACTATTTGGGGTGGTCAAGCAGCACTCAAGCACTTTAGAGCGCTAGGGCACGGTGGAAAGATTATTAATGCCACTTCTCAGGCTGGCTGTGAAGGGAATCCTAACTTGACAGTCTACGGTGGTTCTAAATTTGCGGTTCGTGGTATCACTCAAACCTGGGCTAAAGATTTGGCAGCAGAAGGCATTACTGTAAATGCTTATGCACCAGGTATTGTCAAAACGCCTATGATGTATGATATTGCGCATCAGGTTGGTAAAAATGCTGGAAAAGATGATGAATGGGGCATGAACACTTTTGCCAAAGACATTACCTTGGGACGTTTATCAGAACCTGAGGATGTTGCCAATGCTGTTGGTTTCCTTGCGGGAGAAGATTCTAACTATATCACAGGTCAAACGATTGTTGTTGATGGTGGTATGGTCTTCCACTAA
- a CDS encoding histidine phosphatase family protein translates to MTETKLYIARHGKTMFNTIGRAQGWSDTPLTAFGEEGIRELGVGLKASAIPFKAAFSSDSGRTMQTMEIILRETENESLPYKRDKRIREWCFGSLDGGYDGDLFQGVLPRTVAFADGRSLDEMPYPDIAQSIVEVDTANWAEPWDVLSKRIYDGFEAMAKEIESQGGGNAIVVSHGMTIGTFIWLIANNQEKQRIDNGSISVVTYKDGQFSIETVADLSYREKGREIIDANEK, encoded by the coding sequence ATGACAGAAACGAAATTGTATATTGCAAGACATGGAAAGACGATGTTTAATACGATTGGTCGCGCACAAGGTTGGTCTGATACTCCCCTGACTGCCTTTGGTGAAGAGGGTATCCGAGAACTTGGTGTTGGTTTGAAAGCATCTGCTATTCCTTTCAAAGCGGCATTTTCAAGTGATTCTGGGCGTACCATGCAGACCATGGAGATTATCCTTCGTGAAACAGAAAATGAAAGCCTTCCTTATAAACGCGATAAACGCATTCGTGAATGGTGTTTTGGTAGTCTAGATGGCGGTTATGATGGTGACCTTTTCCAAGGTGTTCTTCCAAGAACGGTTGCCTTTGCAGATGGCCGCTCACTAGATGAAATGCCTTACCCTGATATTGCTCAAAGTATCGTGGAAGTCGATACAGCCAACTGGGCGGAGCCGTGGGATGTTTTAAGCAAACGTATCTATGACGGTTTCGAAGCCATGGCTAAAGAAATCGAAAGCCAGGGTGGCGGCAATGCTATTGTGGTCAGTCATGGTATGACTATCGGTACGTTTATATGGTTGATTGCTAATAATCAAGAAAAACAACGTATTGATAATGGAAGTATCTCAGTTGTGACTTATAAAGATGGTCAATTTAGCATTGAAACTGTAGCAGACTTATCCTACCGTGAAAAAGGAAGAGAGATTATCGACGCGAATGAGAAGTAA
- a CDS encoding M15 family metallopeptidase: MRSKLGKSSLVILGLAFLVLVGGLFWFRSQGDSQGSTGSKGIEPAEQVSGKKTASKKTSQDSGLPNVSPSDWELVLVNRDHITPELNPDLETVENITVDKRIAENVRAFLKAAQEVDPAFHLISGYRSVAYQKELFQSYIDQEKANDPNLNDQEAERLVKTYSQPGGASEHQTGLAIDLSTVDALNQADKSSMEKIHKLAPDYGFVLRFLEGKTASTGVGYEDWHFRFVGKDSARYMTEHGLTLEEYIKQLEEK, translated from the coding sequence ATGAGAAGTAAGTTAGGGAAATCGTCTCTAGTCATTTTGGGACTCGCTTTTTTAGTCTTAGTCGGAGGGCTATTCTGGTTCAGGAGTCAAGGGGACTCCCAAGGGTCAACTGGCAGTAAGGGGATCGAGCCAGCTGAGCAAGTTTCTGGAAAGAAAACAGCATCAAAGAAAACATCGCAAGATTCAGGCCTACCCAACGTCTCGCCTTCTGATTGGGAGCTAGTTTTGGTGAACCGTGATCACATCACACCAGAGCTAAATCCTGATTTGGAGACGGTTGAGAACATCACTGTGGATAAGCGAATTGCTGAAAATGTTAGAGCCTTTCTAAAAGCAGCCCAAGAAGTAGATCCTGCTTTTCATTTGATTTCTGGTTACCGCAGTGTCGCCTATCAAAAGGAATTGTTTCAATCATATATAGATCAGGAAAAAGCTAATGATCCTAACTTGAATGATCAAGAAGCAGAACGATTGGTCAAAACCTATTCCCAACCAGGGGGAGCGAGTGAACACCAAACTGGTCTCGCCATTGATTTGAGTACTGTGGATGCTTTGAATCAAGCAGATAAGTCTAGCATGGAAAAAATTCATAAACTGGCTCCTGACTATGGGTTCGTCCTTCGTTTTCTTGAAGGGAAGACAGCCTCTACGGGTGTTGGCTATGAAGATTGGCATTTTCGATTTGTGGGTAAAGATTCTGCGCGCTATATGACGGAGCACGGTTTGACTTTGGAAGAATATATTAAGCAATTGGAGGAGAAGTAG
- a CDS encoding glucosaminidase domain-containing protein, translating into MRRRFKFSFFISLTIAFVLIGILPLVLNYRSLSAEKKVATGLDNERFIEKIAPEVQELSTYYGIRPSVLIAQAAYDSNFGQNLLAAKYHNLFAIPAQPGDDSIRLKNMERNEGNVSEVERDYAIYPSWNHALEIYLAGLKDGSLANKNLYKILATASSISVATQAFYRYDFTHDDDYANQLEQIIKEYNLEKYDKQMN; encoded by the coding sequence GTGAGACGACGTTTTAAATTTTCATTTTTTATTAGTCTTACCATTGCTTTTGTATTGATTGGTATCTTGCCACTTGTTTTGAATTACCGAAGTTTATCGGCAGAGAAAAAAGTGGCAACTGGCTTGGATAATGAACGATTTATTGAAAAAATTGCTCCTGAAGTTCAAGAGTTGTCAACCTATTATGGGATTAGACCATCTGTCCTAATTGCTCAGGCAGCCTATGATTCCAATTTTGGTCAAAATTTATTAGCGGCTAAGTATCATAATTTATTTGCGATTCCTGCCCAACCCGGTGATGATAGCATCCGTCTGAAAAATATGGAACGCAACGAAGGTAATGTTAGTGAAGTTGAAAGAGATTACGCTATCTACCCATCGTGGAATCATGCTTTGGAAATTTATTTAGCAGGGCTCAAGGATGGTAGTCTAGCCAATAAAAATTTATATAAAATCTTAGCAACTGCTTCGAGTATCAGCGTAGCTACTCAAGCTTTTTACCGCTATGATTTCACTCACGATGATGATTATGCTAATCAATTAGAACAGATCATTAAAGAATATAATCTTGAAAAATACGATAAACAGATGAATTAG